In Meriones unguiculatus strain TT.TT164.6M chromosome 13 unlocalized genomic scaffold, Bangor_MerUng_6.1 Chr13_unordered_Scaffold_41, whole genome shotgun sequence, the following are encoded in one genomic region:
- the LOC132651205 gene encoding LOW QUALITY PROTEIN: vomeronasal type-2 receptor 116-like (The sequence of the model RefSeq protein was modified relative to this genomic sequence to represent the inferred CDS: inserted 1 base in 1 codon; substituted 1 base at 1 genomic stop codon) has product MLPLPKRLRYKFKNYQFVLSLVFAIEEINRNPNLLPNTTLGFDHYNVAPYETSILIVPFVWLTMLRQPLANYNCGLRRMSPAALTGTSWKISSQLGKLLQLYKIPQLTFGPFDSTLNDQGQFNSLYQMAPKDTYLSTAIVSLMLHFSWSWVGLILPDDHRGIQILSDLXEDMESNNICLGFLEMIPRTWNAYSSALWKDLIKTQESSTNVVVIYGDFVSLQGLMRLIGELLVTWKVWILNSQWDVSYNFDYFMLESFHGSLIFSHHHEEMVDFTNFVQTVNPYKYSEDTYLPKFWFLFFKCSFSESDCQLLENCQPNASLDLLPRHLFDPVISEESCNIYNAVYAVAFSLHEMNLQQIETQPYTNEEEKEFFPWQLLPFLKNTLLKNPVRGRMVIDGRKHLDSDYDILNFWNFPKGFGLKVKIGTFSSDAPLGQQLSLSEQIIQWPATFTKIPQSVFSESCRPGFRKSAREGKAVCCFDCTPCADNEISNETDMDQCVMCPESHYANSEKNHCLQKSVSFLSYEDPLGMALTTTSLCFSAITVVILVVFLKHRDTPIVKANNRALSYTLLLAFSICFLSSLLFIGQPNTVTCIMQQTAFGILFTVALSTVLAKAITVFIAFKVTVSARLVRWLMVSRAPNFIIPICTLIQFVLCGIWLVISPPFIDHDAHAEHGHITIVCNKGSVVAFHCVLGYLCTLALGSYTMAFLSRNLPDTFNEAKFLSFSMQVFFCVWVTFLPXKGKVMVAMEAFSVLASSEALLGLIFVPKCYIILLRPDKNSCLDIRHKTHSRKKSFKI; this is encoded by the exons ATATAAGTTTAAGAACTACCAGTTTGTTCTGTCCCTGGTATTTGCCATTGAGGAAATCAACCGAAACCCTAATCTTCTACCCAACACAACTCTTGGCTTTGATCACTATAATGTTGCACCTTATGAAACAAGTATCCTTATAGTTCCTTTTGTTTGGCTCACAATGTTGAGACAACCACTAGCTAATTACAACTGTGGACTGAGGAGAATGTCACCTGCTGCACTTAcaggaacatcatggaaaatATCTTCCCAACTTGGGAAACTGCTACAACTTTACAAAATACCTCAG CTCACATTTGGGCCTTTTGATTCTACCTTAAATGACCAAGGTCAGTTTAATTCTCTCTATCAGATGGCCCCCAAGGACACATATCTGTCAACTGCCATAGTTTCTTTGATGCTTCATTTCAGCTGGTCCTGGGTTGGTCTGATCCTCCCAGATGACCACAGAGGGATCCAGATTCTGTCAGACTTGTAAGAAGATATGGAGAGTAACAACATCTGCTTAGGCTTTTTGGAAATGATCCCTCGTACCTGGAATGCATATTCCAGTGCATTATGGAAAGATCTGATAAAGACTCAAGAATCATCAACTAATGTGGTAGTTATTTATGGGGACTTTGTTTCTTTGCAAGGTTTAATGAGACTTATTGGGGAATTGTTAGTGACATGGAAAGTCTGGATCCTAAACTCTCAATGGGATGTTAGTTacaattttgattatttcatgtTAGAGTCATTCCATGGGAGCCTCATTTTTTCACACCACCATGAAGAGATGGTTGACTTTACAAATTTTGTTCAAACAGTTAATCCCTACAAATACTCAGAAGACACTTATCTTCCtaagttttggtttctgtttttcaagtgcTCATTTTCTGAGTCTGATTGTCAACTTTTGGAAAACTGCCAACCCAATGCTTCTTTGGACTTACTGCCCAGACACCTTTTTGACCCTGTCATAAGTGAAGAGAGCTGCAATATATACAATGCTGTCTATGCTGTggccttcagtctccatgagatgAATCTTCAGCAAATAGAGACACAACCATATActaatgaagaagaaaaggaattctTCCCCTGGCAG CTCCTACCTTTCCTAAAGAACACCCTACTGAAAAATCCTGTGAGAGGTCGTATGGTAATTGATGGGAGAAAACACTTAGATTCAGACTATGACATTCTCAATTTTTGGAATTTTCCAAAgggttttggattaaaggtgaaaATAGGAACCTTTTCTTCAGATGCTCCCCTTGGTCAACAGTTGTCTTTATCTGAGCAGATTATTCAGTGGCCTGCAACATTTACAAAG atTCCTCAATCTGTGTTCAGTGAGAGCTGTAGGCCTGGATTCAGGAAGTCTGCCAGGGAAGGCAAGGCTGTCTGCTGCTTTGATTGCACTCCTTGTGCAGACAATGAGATTTCCAATGAGACAG ATATGGACCAATGTGTGATGTGTCCAGAAAGTCACTatgcaaactcagagaagaaCCACTGCCTCCAGAAATCTGTGAGCTTTTTATCCTATGAAGATCCTTTGGGTATGGCTCTCACCACCACATCACTGTGCTTCTCTGCAATCACAGTTGTGATTCTTGTAGTCTTTTTGAAGCATAGAGACACACCCATTGTCAAGGCCAATAATAGAGctctcagctacaccctgctATTGGCattcagcatctgtttcctcaGTTCCTTGCTCTTCATTGGCCAGCCCAACACAGTCACCTGCATCATGCAGCAGACAGCATTTGGAATCTTGTTCACTGTGGCTCTCTCCACAGTATTGGCCAAAGCTATCACAGTGTTTATTGCTTTCAAGGTCACTGTTTCAGCTAGATTGGTGAGGTGGTTAATGGTATCAAGGGCCCCTAACTTCATCATTCCCATCTGCACACTGATCCAATTTGTTCTCTGTGGAATATGGCTGGTTATCTCTCCACCCTTCATTGATCATGATGCTCATGCTGAACATGGCCACATCACCATTGTGTGCAACAAAGGATCAGTAGTAGCCTTCCACTGTGTCCTGGGATACCTCTGCACCTTGGCACTTGGGAGCTACACCATGGCCTTCTTGTCCAGAAatttgcctgacacattcaatgaagcCAAGTTCCTGTCATTCAGCATGCAGGTGTTCTTCTGTGTGTGGGTCACCTTCCTCC GAAAGGGGAAGGTCATGGTGGCTATGGAAGCCTTCTCTGTCTTGGCTTCCAGTGAAGCTCTCCTTGGTTTGATCTTTGTCCCCAAGTGCTACATCATTTTGTTAAGACCAGATAAGAACTCCTGTCTTGACATCAGGCACAAAACCCATTCAAGAAAGAAGTCatttaaaatttag